A genomic segment from Truepera sp. encodes:
- a CDS encoding ABC transporter substrate-binding protein codes for MKRVLVASLVVLAAVTAGLTWAQGPVKIGVITSITGRFAEFGEQHQAGIKAALEDVNAAGGIDGRNVEVVFEDDTSEVNAALTAAEKLVNQDLPLVMGAYSSSITNPLAQYFTRQKRPFLVFTSSDDAITRPGSDWIFRINQPSYAYAQVLFDVFDAINEQRGAGTLKTIVTIHGNGAFESAVADAVDEISKDRGYTVLQRQDYDQAGADFRPILNRFKTLDPDVLFMVSYAADSVALMRQVQEVGLNAKVFAGGAAGFALPGFIEGSGPAANYVYTATMWTKDVPYPGAAELNARLTEILGRTPSYHAAQAYAGIITAVDALKRAASFAPDDVRKALLATNMPDTVYGPIKFEDYQGYKNQAPLPAVAEQVQDGKFVTVFVNGQVVGDLLETPAWNAR; via the coding sequence GTGAAACGAGTCTTAGTCGCTTCGTTGGTCGTTCTGGCGGCCGTTACGGCCGGCCTGACCTGGGCCCAGGGCCCCGTGAAGATCGGCGTAATCACCAGCATCACCGGCCGCTTCGCGGAGTTCGGTGAGCAGCACCAGGCGGGCATCAAGGCCGCCCTCGAGGACGTCAATGCCGCGGGCGGCATCGATGGTCGCAACGTGGAGGTGGTCTTCGAGGACGACACTTCCGAGGTTAACGCCGCCCTGACCGCCGCCGAGAAGCTGGTCAACCAGGACCTCCCCCTCGTCATGGGCGCGTACTCCTCCTCGATCACCAACCCCCTCGCCCAGTACTTCACGCGCCAGAAGCGCCCGTTCCTCGTGTTCACCTCGTCCGATGACGCCATCACGCGCCCGGGCTCCGACTGGATCTTCCGCATCAACCAACCCTCCTACGCCTACGCACAGGTGCTGTTCGACGTGTTCGACGCGATCAACGAACAGCGTGGCGCTGGAACCCTGAAGACCATCGTCACCATCCACGGCAACGGCGCCTTCGAGAGCGCGGTGGCCGACGCCGTCGACGAGATCTCGAAAGACCGCGGTTACACGGTCCTGCAACGCCAGGACTACGACCAGGCCGGTGCCGACTTCCGCCCCATCCTCAACCGCTTCAAGACCCTCGACCCCGACGTGCTCTTCATGGTGTCGTACGCGGCCGACTCCGTGGCGCTCATGCGCCAGGTGCAAGAGGTCGGCCTGAACGCCAAGGTGTTCGCCGGCGGAGCCGCCGGCTTCGCGCTGCCAGGCTTCATCGAGGGCTCCGGTCCGGCCGCCAACTACGTCTACACGGCCACCATGTGGACCAAGGACGTGCCCTACCCGGGCGCCGCCGAGCTCAATGCACGCCTCACCGAGATCCTCGGGCGCACGCCCTCGTACCACGCGGCCCAGGCGTACGCCGGAATCATCACGGCCGTCGACGCGCTCAAGCGCGCCGCCTCCTTCGCCCCCGACGACGTGCGCAAGGCCCTGCTGGCGACGAACATGCCCGACACGGTCTACGGCCCCATCAAGTTCGAGGACTACCAGGGCTACAAGAACCAGGCCCCCCTGCCGGCCGTTGCCGAACAGGTGCAAGACGGCAAGTTCGTGACCGTGTTCGTCAACGGCCAGGTAGTGGGCGACCTGCTGGAAACGCCCGCGTGGAACGCCCGCTGA
- a CDS encoding Na/Pi cotransporter family protein has protein sequence MLLTTLGGLALFLMGIYRISGALQEMLGPASRRWMAFATRSPFMAMLTGTGVAAATQSGTATSVTVLSLVGGGLVAIREGIALLLGAKLGATLAIQLAAFHLSDYALPMVGVGYVLSLWRRGHAVGDFILGAGMLFFGLELTVQSVSALSGSEIFNLLVAAAEQQPLAVLTLGVALGAVLSSSNAATAVALGLYVANTVSLETALALVVGGNAGASVMPLMVSRTFDANAQRAALMQMLVTAFGAVTVVVFLAPAASVLQALGGGAAREVANAHTLFNLAITLVGTLFVGLLAPLSARLVPEAEDDAAPKYLRPEAISDPGLGLALALRETVRISDQVGVMTERAVAFLRTGRWDPGRIAAREIKVDRLTHQVVDYVARIRRANGEDPISERLLLTATELEHMGDQIRRLGRREEKLRTEGVEFSKTGRAELTSTGERVLARMRSAFTALATGDAAMAKGVVAGRQELEELVGRMRVAHLARLEAQLPESRASSSHHLEVLTLLRDLDASVTRVAGWAAEIEARSRR, from the coding sequence ATGCTGTTGACCACGCTCGGCGGGCTCGCGCTCTTCCTCATGGGCATCTACCGCATCTCGGGTGCCCTGCAGGAGATGCTTGGTCCGGCCTCCAGGCGCTGGATGGCCTTCGCCACCCGTTCGCCCTTCATGGCGATGCTCACCGGTACGGGCGTGGCCGCCGCAACCCAGAGCGGGACGGCCACCTCCGTTACCGTTCTCAGCCTCGTCGGCGGGGGTCTGGTGGCCATCCGCGAGGGGATCGCGCTACTCCTGGGCGCCAAGCTCGGCGCCACCCTTGCCATCCAGCTCGCCGCCTTCCACCTCTCCGATTACGCCCTGCCCATGGTCGGCGTCGGTTACGTGCTGTCATTGTGGCGCCGCGGCCACGCGGTCGGCGACTTCATCCTTGGCGCCGGCATGCTGTTCTTCGGCCTCGAGCTCACCGTCCAGTCGGTGTCGGCGCTGAGTGGCAGCGAGATCTTCAACCTGCTTGTCGCTGCAGCCGAGCAACAACCGCTCGCCGTGCTCACGTTGGGCGTGGCGCTTGGCGCGGTCCTCTCGAGCTCCAACGCGGCCACGGCCGTGGCGCTCGGCCTGTACGTCGCCAACACCGTTTCGCTCGAGACGGCCTTGGCGCTGGTGGTAGGCGGCAACGCCGGGGCGTCGGTCATGCCGCTCATGGTCTCGCGCACCTTCGACGCCAACGCGCAACGCGCCGCCCTGATGCAGATGCTGGTGACCGCCTTCGGCGCCGTTACCGTCGTGGTGTTCCTCGCGCCGGCCGCCTCGGTGTTGCAGGCGCTGGGCGGCGGCGCCGCGCGTGAGGTGGCGAACGCCCACACGCTCTTCAACCTCGCCATCACCCTGGTGGGCACGCTGTTCGTCGGGCTACTGGCGCCCCTGAGCGCCAGGCTGGTGCCGGAGGCCGAGGACGACGCCGCGCCCAAGTACCTGCGCCCCGAGGCCATATCGGACCCCGGCCTGGGCTTGGCTCTCGCACTCAGGGAGACGGTGCGGATCAGCGACCAGGTCGGCGTCATGACGGAGAGAGCGGTCGCGTTCCTGAGGACGGGTCGGTGGGACCCGGGACGCATCGCCGCAAGGGAGATCAAGGTCGACCGCCTGACGCACCAGGTGGTCGATTACGTGGCGCGGATCAGGCGCGCCAACGGCGAGGATCCGATCTCGGAACGCCTGCTCCTCACCGCGACCGAACTGGAGCACATGGGCGATCAGATCAGGCGCCTGGGCCGGCGCGAGGAGAAGCTGCGTACCGAGGGGGTGGAGTTCAGCAAGACGGGCCGCGCCGAGCTTACCAGCACGGGTGAGCGCGTGCTGGCGAGGATGCGTAGCGCCTTCACGGCCCTCGCGACCGGCGACGCGGCCATGGCCAAGGGCGTCGTGGCCGGCCGCCAGGAGTTGGAGGAGTTGGTCGGGCGCATGCGCGTTGCCCATCTAGCCAGGTTGGAGGCGCAGTTGCCGGAATCACGCGCCTCCAGCTCGCATCACCTAGAAGTCCTGACGCTACTGCGTGACCTCGACGCGAGCGTGACCCGCGTGGCCGGCTGGGCAGCGGAGATCGAGGCGCGCTCGAGGCGCTAG
- a CDS encoding DUF302 domain-containing protein, translating to MNDLGMTTKVDAPFGVAKQRVTEALKAEGFGVLTVIDVTATLAQKLGENIEPYEILGACNPTLAHQALEAHRGIGLLLPCNVVLREVDGAVEVSVVNPEAMFSVVPAELQAELGPVVQDARDRLGRVVAALGALEPA from the coding sequence ATGAACGATCTTGGGATGACTACGAAGGTGGACGCCCCGTTCGGCGTGGCCAAGCAGAGGGTCACCGAGGCCCTCAAGGCCGAGGGCTTCGGAGTCCTCACGGTCATCGACGTGACGGCGACGCTCGCGCAGAAGCTGGGTGAGAACATCGAGCCCTACGAGATCCTGGGCGCCTGCAACCCCACGCTGGCGCACCAGGCGCTCGAAGCCCACCGTGGCATCGGCCTGCTGTTGCCCTGCAACGTCGTGCTGAGGGAAGTCGACGGCGCCGTAGAAGTGAGTGTCGTGAACCCGGAGGCCATGTTCAGCGTCGTCCCCGCCGAGCTCCAAGCGGAACTTGGCCCAGTGGTGCAAGACGCGCGGGACCGCCTAGGACGGGTCGTGGCCGCATTGGGCGCCCTGGAGCCCGCTTAG
- a CDS encoding ABC transporter permease encodes MTNDALETRALSSWGIAWRQIRRDPGALIAAGVIVALILVAIFAPQIAPSDPARPDRATGFRAVAPSAEHLLGTDRAGRDVLSRLIYGARVSLAVGFGSQLLSLVFGIAFGLTAGYFGGLVDTLVSRLIEVLQAFPSLLLLIVLSVTIGPGLVTAYIALGIVGWSGVARLVRGETLKVRNGEYVEGARALGARNARVIVMHVLPAVMPSLIVVYSIGVGGAIVGEATLSFLGLGVQPPTPSWGQMIADGQSYLTTAWWISVFPGVAIAIVVLAFNFLGDILRDALDPRMRGR; translated from the coding sequence TTGACCAACGACGCTCTGGAGACGCGCGCGCTCTCCTCCTGGGGCATAGCGTGGCGGCAGATCCGCCGCGACCCCGGCGCCCTGATCGCCGCCGGGGTGATAGTGGCGCTCATCCTGGTCGCGATCTTCGCGCCGCAGATCGCCCCCAGCGACCCGGCCCGCCCGGACCGCGCCACCGGCTTCCGCGCCGTGGCGCCAAGCGCTGAGCACCTGCTCGGCACCGATCGCGCCGGCCGCGACGTCCTCTCGCGCCTCATCTACGGCGCTCGCGTGAGCCTCGCCGTGGGGTTCGGGTCGCAGCTCCTCTCCCTCGTCTTCGGCATCGCCTTCGGGCTCACCGCCGGCTACTTCGGGGGGCTGGTGGACACCCTGGTGTCCCGGCTCATCGAGGTGCTCCAGGCGTTCCCGAGCCTGCTACTCCTGATAGTCCTCTCGGTGACCATCGGCCCCGGGTTGGTTACGGCCTACATCGCGCTGGGGATCGTGGGCTGGTCGGGGGTGGCGCGGCTGGTGCGGGGAGAAACGTTGAAGGTGAGGAACGGCGAGTACGTGGAGGGCGCGAGGGCACTGGGGGCCCGGAACGCCCGCGTGATAGTCATGCACGTCCTCCCCGCCGTGATGCCGAGCCTCATCGTCGTCTATTCGATAGGCGTGGGTGGCGCCATCGTGGGCGAGGCGACGCTATCGTTCCTGGGCCTGGGCGTGCAGCCGCCCACGCCCTCGTGGGGCCAGATGATCGCCGACGGCCAGAGCTACCTGACGACGGCCTGGTGGATCAGCGTCTTCCCGGGCGTCGCCATCGCCATAGTCGTGCTCGCCTTCAACTTCCTGGGCGATATCCTTCGTGACGCGCTCGATCCGCGCATGCGGGGGAGATGA
- a CDS encoding ABC transporter permease — MLVYVTKRLFQAIPVLFGVSLLTFIMMILVPGDPAQKLLGQRASPEAVQELRTRLGLNDPPVQQYLRIMSNIVRGDLGRSVITRERVIDEMRNRFPVTLKLALLAMAFSTTTGVLVGMVAALYQNRLPDRVLMFITLTGISVPVFWYALIAILLVVFKLRWLPQTGIGDGSLTYYWLPAFVLGTRASAFIARITRSAMLEVIRQDYVRTARAKGLSERTVTFKHAARNIAVPVVTVVGLDLASFIDGAFLTEYVFNIPGLGRYGLTSLLNRDLPVMIPLVIYTATLYIAANLLVDILYGVIDPRIRYD, encoded by the coding sequence GTGCTCGTATACGTAACGAAGCGCCTCTTCCAAGCCATCCCCGTGCTGTTCGGGGTAAGCCTGCTCACGTTCATCATGATGATCTTGGTGCCGGGCGACCCAGCACAGAAGCTCCTCGGCCAGCGCGCCAGTCCCGAGGCGGTGCAGGAGCTGCGCACCCGCTTGGGACTGAACGACCCGCCCGTGCAGCAATATCTGCGGATCATGAGCAACATAGTGAGGGGTGACCTCGGCCGCTCCGTCATCACCCGTGAGCGCGTGATAGACGAGATGCGAAACCGCTTCCCCGTCACCCTGAAACTCGCCCTGCTGGCGATGGCGTTCTCGACCACGACGGGCGTCCTCGTGGGCATGGTGGCCGCGCTTTACCAGAACCGCCTGCCGGACCGGGTCCTCATGTTCATCACCCTCACCGGTATCAGCGTGCCCGTGTTCTGGTACGCGCTCATCGCCATCTTGTTGGTCGTCTTCAAGCTGAGGTGGTTGCCGCAGACCGGCATCGGCGACGGCAGCCTCACCTACTACTGGCTCCCGGCGTTCGTGCTGGGCACGCGCGCGTCGGCCTTCATCGCGCGCATCACGCGCTCGGCGATGCTCGAGGTCATCCGGCAGGACTACGTCCGGACCGCCAGGGCGAAGGGCCTCTCCGAGAGGACAGTCACCTTCAAGCACGCGGCGCGGAACATCGCGGTGCCCGTGGTCACGGTCGTCGGCCTCGACCTGGCCTCGTTCATCGACGGGGCGTTCTTGACGGAGTACGTCTTCAACATCCCGGGGCTCGGCCGTTACGGCCTGACCTCACTCCTCAATCGCGACCTTCCGGTCATGATCCCGCTAGTCATCTACACGGCCACGCTCTACATCGCCGCCAACCTGCTCGTCGACATCCTTTACGGGGTAATCGACCCGCGGATCAGGTACGACTAG
- a CDS encoding ABC transporter substrate-binding protein → MRRPFVLVLALLMSVWALAGAQGTLHLSTSEDWETLDPAFASGVQTGAMVAKLYDGLMRYDFSSTDVVPDLAETVDVNDDATVFTFTLHKGVKFHDGSLLHASDVKYSFERVLDPDTASPLTWVFEDAKISGTQAFVDGEADHVSGIEVVDDNTVRITLDAPYAMFLFHLAMPAAAIVPEAVAGKLAAGEDMSSNPVGTGPFKLAARLRDSSLDLAAFEDYFAGRAKIDGVSYRIITDPLIAWNEYLAGNLDVTSIPSANFQEIINDPKFADQIESTAELAVYYFALNQRIDVFKDVRVRRAVAMAIDRQAIIDGPYNGTDQLANAPIPPGLAGYDPTIEPIPYDPEGAKALLAEAGYPNGFDMEIWSTRSETTVAVNELIQFFLSEVGINATINQVDFGTLIDGAINGRAPAFYLSWFADYADAYNFLHPLYVASGANRYGYSNAKVAELLAEAATKANLADRVPLYKEAQRLIVGDVPVVYIRYPVSYTVVRPGVTGVLNHPIFNADKFTLVELP, encoded by the coding sequence GTGAGACGTCCGTTCGTGCTGGTTCTCGCGCTTCTCATGAGCGTCTGGGCTCTTGCCGGGGCTCAAGGAACGCTACATCTTTCGACGAGCGAAGACTGGGAGACCCTCGACCCCGCCTTCGCTTCCGGCGTGCAGACGGGCGCCATGGTGGCCAAGCTCTACGACGGCCTCATGCGCTACGACTTCTCGAGTACCGACGTGGTGCCGGACCTCGCCGAAACCGTCGACGTCAACGACGACGCCACCGTATTCACCTTCACGCTGCATAAGGGCGTCAAGTTCCACGATGGCAGCCTGTTGCACGCCAGCGACGTCAAGTATTCGTTCGAGCGAGTGCTCGATCCCGACACGGCCAGCCCCCTGACCTGGGTGTTCGAAGATGCCAAGATCAGTGGCACGCAAGCGTTCGTGGACGGCGAGGCCGACCACGTCAGCGGCATAGAGGTCGTGGACGACAACACCGTGCGCATCACGCTCGACGCGCCTTACGCCATGTTCCTCTTCCACCTCGCCATGCCCGCGGCGGCCATCGTGCCCGAGGCAGTGGCCGGCAAGCTGGCGGCCGGCGAGGACATGTCGAGCAACCCCGTGGGCACGGGTCCCTTCAAGCTGGCCGCACGGCTGCGAGATTCGAGCCTGGACCTGGCAGCCTTCGAGGACTACTTCGCGGGCCGCGCCAAGATCGATGGCGTGAGCTACCGGATCATCACCGACCCGCTTATCGCCTGGAACGAGTACCTTGCCGGGAACCTCGACGTCACGAGCATCCCCTCGGCCAACTTCCAGGAGATCATCAATGACCCGAAGTTCGCCGACCAGATCGAGTCGACCGCCGAGCTGGCCGTCTACTACTTCGCGCTCAATCAGCGCATCGACGTCTTCAAGGACGTGCGGGTGCGCCGCGCCGTGGCCATGGCCATCGATCGCCAGGCCATCATCGACGGCCCCTACAACGGCACCGACCAGCTCGCCAACGCCCCCATCCCGCCCGGGCTTGCCGGCTACGACCCGACGATCGAACCCATCCCGTACGACCCCGAGGGCGCCAAGGCGCTACTCGCGGAGGCGGGCTACCCGAACGGCTTCGACATGGAGATCTGGTCCACGCGCTCCGAGACGACCGTTGCCGTCAACGAACTGATCCAGTTCTTCCTGAGTGAGGTCGGCATCAATGCGACCATCAATCAGGTCGACTTCGGGACCCTGATAGACGGCGCCATCAACGGCCGCGCCCCGGCCTTCTACCTCTCCTGGTTCGCCGATTACGCCGACGCCTACAACTTCCTCCACCCGCTCTACGTCGCTAGCGGCGCGAACCGCTACGGCTACTCGAACGCCAAGGTAGCCGAGCTCCTCGCCGAGGCGGCCACCAAGGCCAACCTCGCCGACCGCGTGCCGCTCTACAAGGAAGCCCAGCGCCTGATCGTGGGCGACGTGCCGGTCGTGTACATCCGCTACCCCGTGTCTTACACGGTGGTGCGGCCCGGTGTGACGGGGGTCCTCAATCACCCCATCTTCAACGCCGACAAGTTCACGCTTGTCGAGCTCCCTTGA
- a CDS encoding GntR family transcriptional regulator — MFDDAPTTSDRIAERLRAEIAAGNYEDGEPLRQDELARRFGVSKIPVREALQQLKSEGLVAFHQNRGSLVLGASAEEVAEVYAMRAALEELALTGSIPRLTAADLRRAEAALEDLAEARDPSEWPQLNWEFHAALYRPAGMPTLLRTLQSLHHSVARYLLMYLADEDHGRTSQAQHRELLEACGERDLRRAKSVLKRHLAQASRESQAYLRQRNQTSDEPRAREGRP, encoded by the coding sequence ATGTTCGATGACGCACCGACCACCTCCGATCGCATCGCCGAGCGCCTGCGCGCAGAGATCGCTGCCGGCAACTACGAGGACGGTGAGCCGCTGAGGCAGGACGAACTAGCCCGGCGATTCGGGGTGAGCAAGATCCCGGTCCGCGAGGCGTTGCAGCAGCTCAAGAGCGAGGGCCTGGTGGCGTTCCACCAGAACCGCGGTTCGCTCGTGCTGGGAGCCTCGGCCGAGGAGGTAGCCGAGGTGTACGCCATGCGTGCTGCACTGGAGGAACTCGCTCTCACGGGCTCTATACCGCGCCTCACGGCCGCGGACCTGAGGCGGGCCGAGGCTGCGCTGGAGGACCTAGCCGAGGCGCGCGACCCAAGCGAGTGGCCGCAGCTCAACTGGGAGTTCCACGCGGCTCTTTACCGGCCGGCCGGCATGCCTACCCTCCTGCGGACTCTGCAGAGCCTCCACCACAGTGTGGCGCGTTACCTGCTCATGTACTTGGCGGACGAAGATCACGGCCGGACTTCTCAGGCGCAGCATCGCGAACTGCTCGAGGCGTGCGGCGAACGCGACCTGCGTCGGGCCAAGTCCGTTCTGAAGCGCCACCTGGCTCAGGCATCCAGGGAGTCACAGGCCTACCTTCGGCAGCGGAACCAAACGAGCGACGAGCCGCGGGCTCGGGAAGGCAGGCCATGA
- a CDS encoding 1-aminocyclopropane-1-carboxylate deaminase, which yields MMTRGTKLTAKFERYPLMFGPTPIEELPRLSEALGGKVKLYAKREDCNSGLAFGGNKVRKLEFLVPEALAQGADTLVTIGGVQSNHTRQVAAVAAKLGLKCHLVQESWVPFPDAVYDRVGNILLSRVMGAEVELIDEGFDIGIRESWERALEAVRQRGGKPYAIPAGASDHPLGGLGFTNFADEVREQEAALGFKFDYVVVCSVTGSSQAGMVVGFAADGRARKVIGIDASATPEQTHDQILRIAKATAEKVELGESLTAADVILNTDYAYPAYGVPSDETNAAIRLAARTEGMMTDPVYEGKSMQGLIDLTRNGFFEDGARVLYVHLGGVPAINAYSYLYRNG from the coding sequence ATGATGACCAGAGGCACGAAGCTGACAGCGAAGTTCGAGCGTTACCCGCTCATGTTCGGTCCGACCCCAATCGAGGAACTGCCGCGCCTGTCGGAAGCGCTTGGGGGCAAAGTGAAGCTCTACGCCAAACGCGAGGACTGCAACTCGGGGCTCGCGTTCGGGGGCAACAAGGTGAGGAAACTCGAGTTCCTGGTGCCCGAGGCGCTAGCGCAGGGCGCGGATACGCTGGTGACCATCGGCGGCGTGCAGTCCAACCACACGCGGCAAGTCGCTGCGGTGGCCGCCAAGCTCGGTCTCAAGTGTCACCTCGTGCAGGAGAGCTGGGTGCCGTTTCCCGACGCCGTGTACGACCGGGTTGGCAACATACTTCTGTCACGTGTCATGGGGGCCGAGGTCGAGCTGATCGACGAGGGGTTCGACATAGGCATCCGCGAGAGCTGGGAGCGGGCGCTCGAGGCGGTGCGCCAACGAGGCGGCAAACCCTACGCCATTCCCGCCGGCGCCTCGGACCACCCGCTCGGCGGCCTCGGCTTCACGAACTTCGCCGATGAGGTGCGCGAACAGGAAGCCGCGCTCGGTTTCAAGTTCGACTACGTAGTGGTGTGCAGCGTCACGGGCTCGAGCCAGGCCGGCATGGTGGTCGGGTTCGCGGCGGACGGCCGGGCGCGCAAAGTGATCGGCATAGACGCCTCGGCCACGCCGGAACAGACGCACGACCAGATACTGCGCATCGCCAAGGCCACAGCCGAGAAGGTCGAGCTGGGCGAGAGCCTGACGGCGGCCGACGTGATCCTCAACACCGACTACGCGTACCCCGCCTACGGTGTTCCCTCCGACGAGACCAACGCTGCCATCCGGCTCGCCGCGCGCACCGAGGGCATGATGACCGACCCCGTCTACGAGGGGAAGTCGATGCAGGGGTTGATAGACCTCACGCGCAACGGCTTCTTCGAAGACGGCGCGCGCGTCTTGTACGTTCACCTCGGCGGAGTGCCCGCGATCAACGCGTACAGCTACCTCTACCGCAACGGCTGA